The Streptomyces sp. NBC_01353 genome contains a region encoding:
- a CDS encoding MDR family MFS transporter, with translation MATTESVKTSGEGEVEQPRSVRVVLLALMIAMLLAMLDNMIIGTAMPTIVGELGGLEHLSWVVTAYTLATAASTPIWGKLGDMFGRKGVFLTSIVIFVIGSALSGMAQDMGQLIGFRAVQGLGAGGLMVGVMAIIGDLIPPRERGKYQGMMAGVMALAMIGGPLVGGTITDHWGWRWSFYINLPLGAVALAMVTAVLHLPKKERDRSTRIDFLGAGLLTVGITAIVLVTTWGGTEYAWGSATIVGLSVAGVAALAAFLWAETRAGDPVVPLHIFRSRNFTLMSVIGFLTGFVMFGAVLFLPLFQQSVQGASATNSGLLLLPMLLSMMVVSLISGRITTNSGKYKIFPIIGTALMVIGLFLLAQMDTGTSRLTSGIYMAVLGAGMGFLMQITMLVAQNSVEMKDMGVASSATTLFRTLGSSFGVAIMGALFTSRVQDEMAARGGSELTQQSAQLDAASLAQLPAALREAYQHAVSAGTHSAFLVGSAVAVIGFVLAFLVKEVALRGAGPEAKPQPTDEAPKVAETV, from the coding sequence ATGGCGACGACCGAATCAGTCAAAACATCCGGGGAGGGAGAGGTCGAGCAGCCACGCAGTGTCCGCGTCGTCCTCCTCGCCCTCATGATCGCGATGCTGCTCGCGATGCTCGACAACATGATCATCGGCACCGCGATGCCGACGATCGTCGGCGAGCTCGGCGGCCTGGAGCACCTCTCCTGGGTCGTCACCGCCTACACTCTGGCCACCGCCGCCTCCACCCCCATCTGGGGCAAGCTCGGCGACATGTTCGGCCGCAAGGGCGTCTTCCTCACCTCGATCGTGATCTTCGTGATCGGCTCGGCGCTCAGCGGCATGGCCCAGGACATGGGCCAGCTCATCGGCTTCCGCGCCGTCCAGGGCCTCGGCGCCGGCGGTCTGATGGTCGGCGTCATGGCGATCATCGGCGACCTGATCCCGCCCCGTGAGCGCGGCAAGTACCAGGGCATGATGGCCGGCGTCATGGCCCTCGCCATGATCGGCGGACCGCTGGTCGGCGGCACCATCACCGACCACTGGGGCTGGCGCTGGTCCTTCTACATCAACCTGCCGCTCGGCGCCGTCGCCCTCGCGATGGTCACCGCCGTGCTCCACCTGCCCAAGAAGGAGCGCGACCGCTCCACCCGGATCGACTTCCTCGGCGCCGGGCTGCTGACCGTCGGCATCACCGCGATCGTCCTGGTCACCACCTGGGGCGGTACGGAGTACGCCTGGGGCTCCGCGACCATCGTCGGCCTCTCGGTCGCCGGTGTCGCCGCACTCGCCGCCTTCCTCTGGGCCGAGACCCGCGCCGGTGACCCGGTCGTGCCGCTGCACATCTTCCGGAGCCGCAACTTCACCCTCATGTCGGTCATCGGCTTCCTCACCGGCTTCGTGATGTTCGGCGCGGTCCTCTTCCTGCCGCTCTTCCAGCAGTCCGTGCAGGGCGCCTCGGCCACCAACTCCGGCCTGCTGCTCCTGCCGATGCTGCTGTCGATGATGGTCGTCTCGCTCATCTCCGGCCGGATCACCACCAACAGCGGCAAGTACAAGATCTTCCCGATCATCGGTACGGCGCTGATGGTGATCGGCCTGTTCCTGCTCGCGCAGATGGACACCGGCACCTCCCGCCTCACCTCCGGGATCTACATGGCGGTGCTCGGCGCCGGCATGGGCTTCCTGATGCAGATCACGATGCTCGTCGCGCAGAACAGCGTCGAGATGAAGGACATGGGCGTCGCCTCGTCCGCGACCACCCTCTTCCGTACTCTCGGCTCCTCCTTCGGCGTCGCGATCATGGGCGCGCTCTTCACGAGCCGCGTCCAGGACGAGATGGCGGCGCGCGGCGGCTCGGAACTGACCCAGCAATCCGCCCAGCTCGACGCGGCGTCCCTGGCGCAACTGCCCGCCGCGCTGCGCGAGGCGTACCAGCACGCGGTCTCCGCCGGCACGCACTCCGCCTTCCTGGTCGGCTCGGCGGTCGCCGTCATCGGCTTCGTCCTCGCCTTCCTCGTCAAGGAGGTGGCGCTGCGGGGCGCCGGGCCGGAGGCGAAGCCGCAGCCCACCGACGAGGCGCCGAAGGTCGCCGAGACCGTCTGA
- the disA gene encoding DNA integrity scanning diadenylate cyclase DisA, translating to MRAALSAVAPGTALRDGLERVLRGNTGGLIVLGMDKTVDSMCTGGFVLDVEFTATRLRELCKLDGGLVLDKDISKIHRAGVQLVPDASIHTEETGTRHRTADRVSKQCNFPVVSVSQSMRLIAIYVNGERRVLEESAAILSRANQALATLERYKLRLDEVAGTLSALEIEDLVTVRDVTAVAQRLEMVRRIATEIAEYVVELGTDGRLLSLQLDELIAGVEPERELVIRDYVPEPTAKRSRTVAEALTELDALTHAELLELPIVARALGYSGSPETLDSAVSPRGYRLLAKVPRLPGAIIERLVEHFGGLQKLLAASVDDLQTVDGVGEARARSVREGLSRLAESSILERYV from the coding sequence ATGCGCGCGGCCCTCAGCGCGGTCGCTCCCGGCACCGCACTGCGCGACGGCCTCGAGCGCGTTCTGCGGGGCAACACCGGTGGTCTGATCGTGCTCGGCATGGACAAGACGGTGGACTCGATGTGCACCGGCGGCTTCGTGCTGGACGTGGAGTTCACCGCGACCCGGCTGCGTGAGCTGTGCAAGCTCGACGGCGGGCTGGTCCTCGACAAGGACATCTCCAAGATCCACCGGGCCGGTGTCCAGCTCGTCCCGGACGCCTCCATCCACACCGAGGAGACCGGCACCCGCCACCGCACCGCGGATCGGGTCTCCAAGCAGTGCAACTTCCCGGTTGTCTCCGTCTCCCAGTCGATGCGGCTCATCGCGATCTACGTGAACGGTGAGCGCCGCGTCCTGGAGGAGTCGGCCGCGATCCTCTCGCGCGCCAACCAGGCGCTCGCGACCCTGGAGCGGTACAAGCTCCGTCTCGACGAGGTCGCCGGCACGCTCTCCGCCCTGGAGATCGAGGACCTGGTGACCGTCCGGGACGTCACGGCCGTCGCGCAGCGCCTGGAGATGGTCCGCAGGATCGCCACCGAGATCGCCGAGTACGTCGTCGAGCTCGGCACCGACGGGCGGCTCCTCTCGCTCCAGCTCGACGAACTGATCGCGGGCGTGGAGCCCGAGCGCGAGCTCGTCATCCGCGACTACGTGCCCGAGCCGACGGCCAAGCGCTCCCGTACGGTCGCCGAGGCGCTCACCGAGCTCGACGCGCTCACCCACGCCGAGCTCCTCGAACTGCCCATCGTGGCGCGAGCCCTGGGCTACAGCGGCTCCCCCGAGACCCTCGACTCCGCGGTCTCCCCGCGCGGCTACCGGCTCCTCGCCAAGGTCCCGCGGCTGCCCGGCGCGATCATCGAGCGGCTCGTGGAGCATTTCGGCGGGCTCCAGAAGCTGCTCGCGGCCAGCGTGGACGACCTCCAGACCGTCGACGGTGTCGGCGAGGCCCGGGCGCGCAGCGTCCGCGAGGGCCTTTCCAGGCTCGCGGAGTCCTCGATCCTGGAGCGGTACGTCTAG
- the cseC gene encoding two-component system sensor histidine kinase CseC produces the protein MRPLALRTGVRWKIAVAIAAVGALIAVTLSLVVHNSARVSMLDNAREVQMERLLFAQRMYESSKPKEPRFGTKINDPMLPPQLDQLMRDKRRGTYVQEHRHGGPPDVWAAVPLANGDVLSLHIPFADRSTAIMKDLDRALVIGSVSVVFGGCALGVLIGGQLSRRLRKAAAAAGKVAQGNTDVRVRKAIGGVVRDETDELARAVDALTDALQERIEAERRVTADIAHELRTPVTGLLTAAELLPPGRPSELVRDRAQAMRTLVEDVLEVARLDSASERAELQEVSLGEFVERRVRALDPEAVVHVVHESWVSTDPRRLERILGNLLANAAKHGKAPVEVTVEGRVVRVRDHGPGFPEALLREGPSRFRTGASDRAGQGHGLGLTIAAGQARVLGARLTFRNAAPEGTPEGAGGAIAVLWLPDHAPTNTGSFPMIKFAD, from the coding sequence GTGAGGCCGCTCGCCCTCCGTACGGGGGTCCGCTGGAAGATCGCCGTCGCCATCGCGGCCGTGGGCGCGCTGATCGCGGTCACCCTCAGCCTCGTCGTCCACAACTCGGCGCGGGTCTCGATGCTCGACAACGCGCGCGAGGTGCAGATGGAGCGGCTCCTCTTCGCGCAGCGGATGTACGAGAGCTCCAAGCCGAAGGAGCCCCGCTTCGGCACCAAGATCAACGACCCGATGCTGCCGCCGCAGCTGGACCAGCTCATGCGGGACAAGCGGCGCGGTACGTATGTCCAGGAGCACCGGCACGGCGGTCCGCCCGACGTCTGGGCGGCCGTGCCGCTGGCCAACGGGGACGTGCTGTCGCTGCACATCCCGTTCGCCGACCGCTCCACGGCGATCATGAAGGATCTCGACCGGGCCCTGGTCATCGGCTCGGTGTCGGTGGTGTTCGGTGGCTGCGCGCTCGGCGTGCTCATCGGCGGCCAGCTCTCGCGCCGGCTGCGGAAGGCCGCCGCGGCGGCCGGCAAGGTCGCGCAGGGCAACACGGACGTACGGGTACGGAAAGCGATCGGCGGAGTCGTCCGCGACGAGACCGACGAGCTTGCCCGCGCGGTGGACGCCCTGACCGACGCCCTGCAGGAGCGGATCGAGGCCGAGCGCCGGGTCACCGCCGACATCGCGCACGAGCTGCGGACCCCGGTGACCGGTCTGCTCACGGCGGCGGAGCTGCTGCCGCCGGGACGCCCCAGCGAGCTCGTACGGGACCGGGCGCAGGCCATGCGGACCCTGGTCGAGGACGTGCTCGAGGTCGCCCGGCTCGACAGCGCGTCGGAGCGTGCCGAGCTCCAGGAGGTCTCGCTCGGGGAGTTCGTGGAGCGGCGGGTGCGGGCGCTCGACCCGGAGGCGGTCGTGCACGTGGTCCACGAGTCCTGGGTGAGCACCGACCCGCGCCGGCTGGAGCGGATTCTGGGCAACCTCCTCGCGAACGCGGCGAAGCACGGCAAGGCGCCGGTCGAGGTGACGGTCGAGGGCCGGGTCGTACGGGTCCGGGACCACGGCCCCGGCTTCCCCGAGGCGCTGCTCCGCGAGGGCCCGAGCCGCTTCCGTACCGGCGCGAGCGACCGCGCGGGCCAGGGCCACGGGCTGGGGCTGACGATCGCGGCAGGACAGGCGCGGGTCCTCGGGGCCCGGCTGACGTTCCGCAACGCGGCGCCCGAGGGCACGCCGGAGGGGGCGGGCGGAGCGATCGCGGTGCTCTGGCTCCCGGACCACGCTCCGACGAACACCGGCAGCTTCCCGATGATCAAGTTCGCGGACTAG
- a CDS encoding SigE family RNA polymerase sigma factor, with the protein MSHGEVLDFEEYVRTRQDALLRSARRLVPDPVDAQDLLQTALVRTYGRWDGIADKSLADAYLRRVMINTRTEWWRARKLDEVPTEQLPDASVDDATEQHADRALLMDILKVLAPKQRSVVVLRHWEQMSTEETAAALGMSTGTVKSTLHRALARLRQELESRGVDDARALERSTVRPDERGQHRCAA; encoded by the coding sequence ATGTCGCACGGAGAGGTGCTCGACTTCGAGGAGTACGTCCGCACTCGGCAGGACGCGCTGCTGCGCAGCGCCCGCCGTCTCGTCCCCGACCCCGTCGACGCGCAGGACCTGCTGCAGACGGCGCTGGTACGGACGTACGGCCGCTGGGACGGCATCGCCGACAAGTCGCTCGCCGACGCGTACCTGCGCCGGGTCATGATCAACACGCGCACCGAGTGGTGGCGGGCCCGCAAGCTCGACGAGGTCCCCACCGAGCAGCTGCCCGACGCCTCCGTCGACGACGCCACCGAGCAGCACGCCGACCGTGCCCTGCTCATGGACATCCTCAAGGTCCTCGCGCCGAAGCAGCGCAGCGTGGTCGTCCTGCGGCACTGGGAGCAGATGAGCACGGAGGAGACCGCGGCCGCGCTCGGCATGTCGACGGGTACGGTGAAGTCCACGCTCCACCGCGCACTGGCCCGACTGCGTCAGGAACTGGAGAGCCGTGGCGTCGACGACGCCCGTGCTCTGGAGCGGTCGACCGTACGACCCGACGAACGGGGGCAGCACCGGTGCGCGGCCTAG
- a CDS encoding Ppx/GppA phosphatase family protein, with product MRLGVLDVGSNTVHLLVVDAHPGARPLPAHSHKAELRLAELLDEGGAIAPDGVERLIATVQGAIQAAEDKGCEEVLPFATSAVREATNADAVLERMKRETGIDLQVLTGEEEARLTFLAARRWFGWSAGKLLLLDIGGGSLEIAYGIDEEPDAAVSLPLGAGRLTSGWLPGDPPDAADVRALRRHARAQIARTVGEFSRFGKPDHVVATSKTFKQLARIAGSPGSERGLYLRRVLTRSSLEEWVPKLAAMTADQRADLPGVSEGRAPQLLAGALVAEGAMDLFGVNELEICPWALREGVILRRLDHLPEE from the coding sequence ATGAGACTCGGAGTCCTCGACGTCGGTTCGAACACAGTGCACCTGCTGGTGGTGGACGCCCACCCCGGCGCCCGCCCGCTGCCCGCCCACTCCCACAAGGCGGAGCTGCGGCTGGCGGAGCTCCTCGACGAGGGGGGTGCCATCGCGCCCGACGGCGTCGAGCGGCTCATCGCGACCGTCCAGGGAGCGATCCAGGCCGCCGAGGACAAGGGCTGCGAGGAAGTGCTGCCGTTCGCGACCTCTGCGGTGCGCGAGGCGACGAACGCCGACGCCGTCCTGGAGCGGATGAAGCGGGAGACCGGCATCGACCTCCAGGTCCTCACCGGCGAGGAGGAGGCCCGGCTCACGTTTCTGGCGGCCCGCCGCTGGTTCGGCTGGTCCGCGGGCAAGCTGCTCCTCCTCGACATCGGGGGCGGCTCGCTGGAGATCGCGTACGGCATCGACGAGGAGCCGGACGCGGCGGTCTCGCTGCCGCTGGGCGCGGGGCGGCTGACGTCGGGCTGGCTGCCGGGCGACCCGCCCGACGCGGCGGACGTACGGGCGCTGCGCCGCCATGCGCGGGCCCAGATCGCCCGTACGGTCGGCGAATTCAGCCGCTTCGGCAAGCCCGACCATGTCGTGGCCACGTCCAAGACCTTCAAGCAGCTCGCCCGGATCGCGGGATCGCCCGGCTCCGAGAGGGGGCTCTACCTTCGGCGCGTCCTGACCCGCTCGTCCCTGGAGGAGTGGGTCCCCAAGCTCGCCGCCATGACGGCCGACCAGCGCGCCGACCTCCCGGGCGTCTCGGAGGGCCGCGCACCCCAGCTGCTCGCGGGGGCTCTGGTGGCCGAGGGGGCGATGGACCTCTTCGGCGTGAACGAACTGGAGATCTGCCCCTGGGCGCTCCGCGAGGGCGTGATCCTGCGCCGTCTGGACCACCTGCCGGAGGAGTAG
- a CDS encoding phosphatase PAP2 family protein → MDNLSDLSDDLYLDVTDFARSTPHWFQQLAEVWTEAGLLLFGVLFVAGWWRARSGASDAMALALLAPLATAFGYVVSEALKSLVDEERPCRAVAGAPASLVPCPPTGDWSFPSNHAAIAGAAAVSLALAWRGIVWLTVPMALLMAFSRVFVGVHYPHDVTVGLLLGGAVAFLAVKAATRPVRALVETGRSSRTGAVVWCAGRGPRPRASTRPEGVRHGAR, encoded by the coding sequence ATGGACAACCTCTCCGACCTCTCCGACGATCTCTATCTCGACGTCACGGACTTCGCCCGCTCCACCCCGCACTGGTTCCAACAGCTCGCCGAGGTGTGGACCGAGGCCGGGCTGCTGCTCTTCGGCGTGCTGTTCGTGGCCGGCTGGTGGCGGGCCAGGTCCGGGGCGAGCGATGCGATGGCGCTCGCGCTGCTCGCCCCGCTCGCGACCGCGTTCGGCTATGTGGTGAGCGAGGCGCTCAAGTCGCTGGTGGACGAGGAGCGTCCGTGCCGGGCCGTCGCGGGCGCGCCCGCCTCGCTCGTCCCGTGCCCGCCGACCGGCGACTGGTCCTTCCCCAGCAACCATGCCGCCATCGCGGGCGCGGCGGCGGTCTCGCTCGCGCTGGCGTGGCGCGGGATCGTGTGGCTGACCGTGCCGATGGCGCTGCTCATGGCCTTCTCCCGGGTCTTCGTCGGTGTCCACTACCCGCACGACGTGACGGTCGGGCTGCTGCTCGGGGGCGCGGTCGCGTTCCTCGCCGTCAAGGCGGCGACCCGCCCGGTTCGGGCGCTGGTGGAGACGGGTCGGTCGAGCCGCACCGGCGCGGTGGTGTGGTGCGCGGGGCGCGGGCCGCGCCCGCGCGCCTCCACGCGCCCCGAGGGCGTGCGCCACGGCGCGCGCTGA
- the cseB gene encoding two-component system response regulator CseB, with protein MAETHVLFVEDDDVIREATQLALERDGFTVTAMPDGLSGLEAFRADRPDIALLDVMLPGMDGVSLCRRIRDESTVPVIMLSARADSIDVVLGLEAGADDYVTKPFDGAVLVARIRAVLRRFGHAGGPAGGDAGRADAPEGGVLVFGDLEVDTEGMEVRKGGVPVGLTPTEMRLLLEFSSAPGTVLSRDKLLERVWDYGWGGDTRVVDVHVQRLRTKIGQDRIETVRGFGYKLKG; from the coding sequence ATGGCCGAGACCCATGTGCTGTTCGTCGAGGACGACGACGTCATCCGTGAAGCGACCCAGCTCGCACTGGAGCGGGACGGCTTCACCGTGACCGCCATGCCCGACGGCCTGTCCGGGCTCGAGGCGTTCCGGGCGGACCGGCCCGACATCGCGCTGCTCGACGTGATGCTGCCGGGCATGGACGGCGTCAGTCTGTGCCGCCGGATCCGTGACGAGTCGACCGTGCCCGTGATCATGCTGTCCGCGCGCGCCGATTCCATCGATGTGGTCCTCGGCCTGGAGGCCGGGGCCGACGACTATGTGACCAAGCCCTTCGACGGTGCCGTGCTCGTGGCCCGGATCCGCGCCGTGCTGCGCCGTTTCGGGCACGCCGGCGGCCCGGCGGGCGGTGACGCGGGACGCGCCGACGCGCCCGAGGGCGGGGTGCTGGTCTTCGGCGACCTGGAGGTCGACACCGAGGGCATGGAGGTCCGCAAGGGCGGGGTGCCGGTCGGGCTGACCCCGACGGAGATGCGTCTGCTGCTCGAGTTCTCGTCCGCGCCGGGCACGGTCCTGTCCCGGGACAAGCTCCTGGAGCGGGTCTGGGACTACGGCTGGGGCGGCGACACCCGGGTGGTGGACGTCCACGTCCAGCGACTGCGAACCAAGATCGGCCAGGACCGGATCGAGACGGTCCGCGGCTTCGGCTACAAGCTCAAGGGATGA
- the radA gene encoding DNA repair protein RadA: MAARTKSAKDRPSYRCTECGWTTAKWLGRCPECQAWGTVEEYGAPAVRTTAAGRVSTAALPIGQVDGRQATARSTGVDELDRVLGGGLVPGAVVLLAGEPGVGKSTLLLDVAAKAASDEHRTLYVTGEESASQVRMRADRINALNDHLYLAAETDLSAVLGHLDAVKPSLLIMDSVQTVASPEIDGAPGGMAQVREVAGALIRASKERGMSTLLVGHVTKDGAIAGPRLLEHLVDVVLSFEGDRHARLRLVRGVKNRYGATDEVGCFELHDEGITGLADPSGLFLTRRDVAVPGTCLTVTLEGRRPLVAEVQALTVDSQIPSPRRTTSGLETSRVSMMLAVLEQRGRITALGKRDIYSATVGGVKLSEPAADLAIALALASAASDTPLPKNLVAIGEVGLAGEVRRVTGVQRRLAEAHRLGFTHALVPTDPGKVPAGMKVTEVADMGDALRVLPRSRRAAAPKGEDG; encoded by the coding sequence ATGGCTGCCCGTACGAAATCCGCCAAGGACAGGCCGTCCTACCGCTGCACCGAATGCGGCTGGACGACCGCCAAATGGCTCGGCCGTTGCCCCGAGTGCCAGGCCTGGGGGACGGTCGAGGAGTACGGCGCGCCCGCCGTCCGCACGACCGCCGCCGGCCGGGTCTCCACCGCCGCGCTGCCCATCGGCCAGGTCGACGGCCGGCAGGCCACGGCGCGCTCGACCGGCGTCGACGAGCTGGACCGGGTCCTCGGCGGGGGTCTTGTGCCCGGAGCGGTCGTGCTGCTCGCCGGTGAGCCCGGCGTCGGCAAGTCCACGCTGCTCCTGGACGTCGCCGCGAAGGCCGCCAGCGACGAGCACCGCACGCTGTACGTCACGGGCGAGGAGTCCGCGAGCCAGGTCCGGATGCGGGCCGACCGGATCAACGCGCTGAACGACCATCTGTATCTGGCGGCCGAGACCGACCTCTCCGCCGTCCTCGGCCACCTCGACGCGGTCAAGCCCTCGCTGCTGATCATGGACTCGGTGCAGACCGTCGCCTCCCCCGAGATCGACGGCGCGCCCGGCGGCATGGCGCAGGTGCGCGAGGTCGCCGGCGCGCTGATCCGGGCCTCCAAGGAGCGGGGTATGTCCACGCTCCTCGTCGGCCACGTCACGAAGGACGGCGCGATCGCCGGCCCGCGTCTCCTCGAGCACCTGGTCGACGTCGTCCTGAGCTTCGAGGGCGACCGGCACGCGCGCCTGCGGCTGGTCCGGGGTGTGAAGAACCGGTACGGGGCGACGGACGAGGTCGGCTGCTTCGAGCTGCACGACGAGGGGATCACGGGCCTGGCCGACCCCTCCGGGCTGTTCCTGACCCGCCGCGACGTCGCCGTGCCGGGCACCTGCCTGACCGTCACCCTGGAGGGCCGCCGGCCGCTCGTGGCCGAGGTCCAGGCGCTGACGGTCGACTCCCAGATCCCGTCCCCGCGCCGGACCACGTCCGGTCTGGAGACCTCCCGGGTCTCGATGATGCTGGCCGTCCTGGAGCAGCGCGGCCGGATCACCGCGCTCGGCAAGCGGGACATCTACTCGGCGACGGTGGGCGGTGTGAAGCTCTCCGAGCCGGCCGCCGACCTGGCGATCGCGCTCGCGCTCGCCTCCGCCGCCAGCGACACCCCGCTGCCGAAGAACCTGGTCGCGATCGGCGAGGTCGGGCTCGCGGGCGAGGTCCGCCGGGTCACGGGCGTACAGCGGCGCCTGGCCGAGGCGCACCGGCTCGGGTTCACCCACGCCCTGGTCCCCACGGACCCGGGGAAGGTGCCGGCGGGCATGAAGGTGACGGAGGTCGCGGACATGGGCGACGCCCTGCGCGTGCTCCCGCGCAGCCGCCGAGCGGCCGCGCCCAAGGGCGAGGACGGGTAG
- a CDS encoding helix-turn-helix domain-containing protein, with protein sequence MARGNTRQRIQDVALELFAEQGYEKTSLREIAEHLDVTKAALYYHFKTKEDIIIGIFQDLTRPVDELIAWAREQPRTLEVREEILRRYQESLISAAPLFRFMQENQAAVRELSIGLTFKERMIELSSLIQEPDFAVIDRVRCVSAIFTLHAGMFFMDNVEGDPEEKREAVLEVALDLITQAHSAR encoded by the coding sequence ATGGCCAGAGGCAACACGCGGCAGCGCATCCAGGACGTGGCCCTCGAACTCTTCGCCGAACAGGGCTACGAGAAGACCTCACTGCGCGAGATCGCCGAGCACCTCGACGTCACCAAGGCCGCGCTGTACTACCACTTCAAGACCAAGGAAGACATCATCATCGGCATCTTCCAGGACCTCACCCGGCCCGTGGACGAGCTGATCGCATGGGCGCGGGAGCAGCCGCGCACGCTGGAGGTCAGGGAGGAGATCCTGCGCCGCTACCAGGAATCCCTGATCAGCGCGGCCCCGCTGTTCCGCTTCATGCAGGAGAACCAGGCGGCCGTCCGCGAGCTGAGCATCGGCCTGACCTTCAAGGAGCGGATGATCGAGCTGAGCAGCCTGATCCAGGAGCCGGACTTCGCCGTGATCGACCGGGTGCGCTGCGTGAGCGCGATCTTCACCCTGCACGCGGGGATGTTCTTCATGGACAACGTCGAGGGCGACCCCGAGGAGAAGCGTGAAGCCGTCCTCGAGGTCGCCCTCGATCTGATCACCCAGGCGCACAGCGCGCGGTGA
- a CDS encoding A/G-specific adenine glycosylase — MTSTDVSIPVFDDAPAPAPAELHGPVLAWFDRHARDLPWRRPEAGAWGVMVSEFMLQQTPVVRVLPVYEQWLARWPRPADLAADAPGEAVRAWGRLGYPRRALRLHAAAVAITERHGGDVPSEHAALLALPGIGEYTAAAVASFAYGQRHPVLDTNVRRVFARAASGVQYPPNATTAAERRLARALLPEDEATAARWAAASMELGALVCTAKNEDCGRCPIAASCVWRMSGKPAHEGPARRGQTYAGTDRQVRGRLLAVLRETVGAVPQSALDAVWDEPVQRARALDGLVADGLVEPLEDGLYRLPQS; from the coding sequence ATGACTTCCACCGATGTCTCCATCCCCGTGTTCGACGACGCCCCCGCCCCGGCCCCGGCCGAGCTGCACGGGCCCGTCCTCGCCTGGTTCGACCGGCACGCCCGCGACCTGCCCTGGCGCCGCCCCGAGGCGGGGGCGTGGGGCGTGATGGTCAGCGAATTCATGCTCCAGCAGACCCCGGTCGTACGGGTCCTGCCGGTGTACGAGCAGTGGCTCGCGCGCTGGCCGCGCCCTGCCGACCTCGCGGCCGACGCGCCCGGCGAGGCCGTGCGTGCCTGGGGCAGGCTCGGCTACCCACGGCGCGCCCTGCGGCTGCACGCGGCGGCCGTGGCCATAACGGAGCGGCACGGCGGCGACGTACCGAGCGAGCACGCCGCGCTGCTCGCGCTGCCCGGGATCGGGGAGTACACGGCGGCCGCGGTGGCCTCGTTCGCGTACGGGCAGCGGCATCCGGTGCTCGACACCAATGTCCGCCGGGTGTTCGCCCGGGCCGCCTCGGGCGTGCAGTACCCGCCGAACGCCACGACCGCCGCCGAGCGGAGACTCGCGCGGGCGCTCCTGCCCGAGGACGAGGCGACGGCGGCCCGCTGGGCGGCCGCCTCGATGGAGCTGGGCGCACTGGTCTGCACGGCGAAGAACGAGGACTGCGGGCGCTGCCCGATCGCGGCCAGCTGCGTCTGGCGGATGTCGGGGAAGCCGGCCCACGAGGGGCCGGCGCGGCGCGGTCAGACGTACGCGGGTACGGACCGGCAGGTCCGCGGCCGGCTGCTCGCCGTGCTCCGGGAGACGGTGGGCGCCGTGCCGCAGTCCGCCCTGGACGCGGTCTGGGACGAGCCGGTGCAGCGGGCCCGTGCGCTGGACGGCCTGGTCGCCGACGGCCTGGTCGAGCCGCTCGAGGACGGCTTGTACCGCCTGCCGCAGTCCTGA
- a CDS encoding sugar phosphate isomerase/epimerase codes for MAEPMVRIPDAKVALSTASVYPESTATAFEIAARLGYDGVEVMVWTDPVSQDIEALRRLSDYHQVPILAVHAPCLLITQRVWSTDPWAKLQRAQAAAEKLGASTVVVHPPFRWQRQYARDFVTGIWRMADETDVRFAVENMYPWRYKDREMLAYAPEWDVTKDDYRHFTVDLSHTATARTDALAMIDRMGDRLGHVHLADGKGSAKDEHLVPGRGTQPCAEVLERLAHTGFDGHVVIEVNTRRAMSAAEREADLAEALAFTRLHLASAARPSSQAPRS; via the coding sequence GTGGCAGAACCAATGGTGCGCATCCCGGATGCGAAGGTCGCCCTGTCGACGGCCTCGGTCTATCCGGAGTCGACGGCGACGGCCTTCGAGATCGCCGCGCGCCTCGGCTACGACGGCGTCGAGGTCATGGTGTGGACCGACCCCGTCAGCCAGGACATCGAGGCACTGCGCCGCCTCTCGGACTACCACCAGGTCCCGATCCTCGCCGTGCACGCGCCCTGTCTGCTCATCACCCAGCGCGTCTGGTCCACGGACCCCTGGGCCAAGCTCCAGCGCGCCCAGGCGGCCGCCGAGAAGCTCGGCGCGTCCACGGTGGTCGTGCACCCGCCGTTCCGCTGGCAGCGCCAGTACGCCCGTGATTTCGTCACCGGCATCTGGCGGATGGCCGACGAGACGGACGTCCGGTTCGCCGTCGAGAACATGTACCCCTGGCGGTACAAGGACCGCGAGATGCTCGCGTACGCCCCCGAGTGGGACGTCACCAAGGACGACTACCGCCACTTCACGGTCGACCTCTCGCACACCGCCACCGCCCGCACGGACGCCCTCGCCATGATCGACCGCATGGGCGACCGCCTCGGTCACGTCCACCTCGCCGACGGCAAGGGCTCGGCCAAGGACGAGCACCTGGTCCCGGGGCGCGGCACCCAGCCCTGCGCCGAAGTCCTCGAACGCCTCGCGCACACCGGCTTCGACGGCCATGTCGTCATCGAGGTCAACACCCGGCGGGCGATGTCCGCCGCCGAACGAGAGGCCGACCTCGCGGAGGCCCTCGCCTTCACCCGGCTGCACCTGGCCTCGGCGGCCAGGCCGTCGTCCCAGGCCCCCCGCTCATGA